The following are encoded in a window of Cydia strobilella chromosome 1, ilCydStro3.1, whole genome shotgun sequence genomic DNA:
- the LOC134741231 gene encoding uncharacterized protein LOC134741231, which yields MSPNATDTLLPQQKPSQVQQARSPPPAADLEKAASTESCKDIGITECTCREMELGAGDAVFTCFVVGPLVVGVWRGTWGLMELAPDYFPYAQTYVLAIMVHVCFALLRSYLLDRSVGAWGEEKRAGRWLRERALSRLYSYVFILANVMHWRGGWGLFDGAVALMVTSEDDKNR from the exons ATGTCTCCGAATGCTACGGACACCCTGCTGCCGCAGCAGAAACCTTCTCAAGTGCAGCAGGCGAGGAGTCCACCGCCAGCCGCGGATTTAGAAAAGGCTGCCTCTACAGAGTCTTGCAAGGACATTGGGATCACAGAATGCACCTGCAGAGAGATGGAATTGGGAGCAG GAGACGCGGTGTTTACGTGTTTCGTGGTAGGGCCGCTGGTTGTGGGTGTGTGGCGTGGTACGTGGGGCCTGATGGAGCTGGCGCCGGACTACTTCCCCTACGCGCAGACTTACGTGCTTGCCATCATGGTGCACGTGTGCTTTGCGTTACTGAG ATCATACCTGCTAGACCGATCAGTTGGAGCCTGGGGTGAAGAGAAACGCGCGGGGCGGTGGCTGAGAGAGCGCGCTCTGTCTCGGCTGTACTCCTACGTCTTCATATTGGCCAACGTTATGCACTGGCGCGGCGGCTGGGGACTGTTTGATGGCGCTGTGGCGCTCATGGTAACTTCAGAAGACGATAAAAACAGGTAA